Proteins from a genomic interval of Enterococcus faecium:
- a CDS encoding RNA-guided endonuclease TnpB family protein: MLKAFKFRMYPTEEQKQQLIRTFGCARFTYNHLLKKRQKSWQQTGIANFSLTPATLKKEYPFLKEVDSLALANAQLNLDRAFRNYFKGRASFPKLKTKKSMWQSYTTNNQTRTIYLENGYLKLPKQKELIKINQHRPVEGSIRSATISARYNEEFYVALLCDVSPVKKESLAKWIGIAYHPKTLIQTSRPLEVTLPKFHQTEEKLQHAQRKLNVKVRSAHHRKIRLDQASNYQKQKRKVMDLYLKQKNQREDYLEQLSGKLVKQYDYLFVESFPKEEAHADFSIHDWHKLITKLRYKSQWYNKKFLLINTDGAEESNSVRKSQVVEKMGRHSVIKG, from the coding sequence ATGCTAAAAGCTTTTAAATTCCGTATGTATCCGACAGAAGAACAAAAACAGCAATTGATTCGTACTTTTGGATGTGCTCGATTTACCTATAACCATTTGCTGAAAAAGCGGCAGAAAAGTTGGCAACAAACAGGAATAGCCAATTTTTCGCTCACACCCGCTACATTAAAAAAAGAATACCCATTCTTAAAAGAAGTAGACAGTCTTGCTTTAGCAAATGCACAGCTTAATTTGGATCGGGCTTTTCGCAATTATTTCAAGGGACGTGCCAGCTTCCCAAAGCTTAAAACGAAAAAAAGTATGTGGCAATCTTATACGACCAACAACCAAACCCGTACGATCTATCTGGAAAATGGCTACTTAAAGTTACCAAAACAAAAAGAACTAATCAAGATAAATCAGCATCGGCCAGTTGAAGGATCGATTCGCTCCGCTACGATTTCTGCTCGATATAATGAAGAATTTTATGTCGCACTACTTTGTGATGTTTCGCCAGTAAAAAAAGAATCTTTAGCTAAATGGATCGGGATCGCCTATCATCCGAAGACATTGATCCAAACATCTCGACCTCTAGAAGTAACTTTACCAAAATTTCACCAGACAGAAGAAAAGCTGCAACATGCACAGCGGAAATTGAATGTGAAAGTCCGCTCCGCTCACCATAGAAAGATCAGGTTAGATCAGGCAAGCAATTATCAGAAACAAAAGAGAAAAGTAATGGATCTTTATCTGAAACAAAAGAACCAGCGAGAAGATTATCTTGAACAATTATCTGGGAAATTGGTCAAACAATATGACTACTTATTTGTAGAATCTTTTCCAAAAGAAGAGGCACATGCTGATTTTTCTATTCACGACTGGCATAAATTAATAACAAAATTGCGTTATAAGTCCCAATGGTATAATAAAAAATTTCTTTTGATCAATACCGACGGAGCAGAAGAAAGCAATTCCGTAAGAA
- a CDS encoding ABC transporter ATP-binding protein, with translation MPNKLLEVKGLKQYFNVGKKNEVHAVNDISFHIYEGETFGLVGESGSGKSTTGRTIIRLNEPTDGEILFDGQDITKIKDKKGLTKFRHDVQMIFQDPYASLNPRMKVRDIIAEGIDVNGLAKSSEERAKKVDDLLRTVGLNPSHGTRYPHEFSGGQRQRIGIARALAVKPRFIICDEPISALDVSIQAQVVNLLQDLQKEHQLTYLFIAHDLSMVKHISDRIGVMHNGLLLEMGTSDEIYNHGVHPYTESLLSAIPLPDPDHERKRRRIKYQPEPDDGQVRQLREIAPEHFVYATEQEVPYYAKKLKRQKESLLVAN, from the coding sequence ATGCCAAATAAACTACTTGAAGTTAAAGGATTGAAACAGTATTTCAATGTAGGAAAAAAGAATGAAGTACATGCTGTAAATGACATCAGCTTTCACATTTATGAAGGAGAAACATTCGGTTTAGTTGGAGAATCTGGAAGCGGAAAATCCACTACTGGCCGTACGATCATTCGCTTGAATGAACCTACTGATGGTGAGATATTATTCGACGGTCAAGATATAACGAAGATCAAAGATAAAAAAGGTTTGACGAAATTCCGGCATGATGTTCAGATGATCTTTCAAGATCCATACGCTTCGTTGAATCCTCGTATGAAAGTCAGAGATATCATTGCCGAAGGAATTGATGTTAATGGACTAGCTAAATCATCTGAAGAGCGTGCAAAAAAAGTCGATGATCTATTGAGAACTGTTGGATTGAATCCAAGCCACGGTACTCGTTATCCTCATGAATTTTCAGGTGGGCAACGCCAGCGTATTGGTATTGCACGAGCATTGGCAGTAAAACCGCGTTTTATCATTTGTGATGAACCAATTTCTGCACTAGATGTGTCGATCCAAGCCCAAGTGGTCAATTTGTTGCAAGATCTCCAAAAAGAACATCAATTGACCTATCTATTTATTGCACATGATTTGTCGATGGTTAAACATATTAGTGACCGAATCGGTGTAATGCATAACGGCTTGTTATTAGAGATGGGAACAAGTGATGAAATCTATAATCACGGTGTTCATCCTTATACAGAAAGTTTGTTATCTGCTATTCCTCTACCAGATCCAGACCATGAGAGAAAACGCAGAAGAATCAAATATCAACCTGAACCAGATGACGGACAAGTACGTCAACTTCGTGAAATCGCACCAGAACATTTTGTCTATGCAACTGAGCAGGAAGTCCCATATTACGCAAAAAAACTAAAACGACAAAAGGAATCTCTTCTGGTTGCTAACTAG
- a CDS encoding ABC transporter ATP-binding protein yields the protein MTKILEVKDLEISFDTYAGKVRAIRGVNFHLNKGETLAIVGESGSGKSVTTRSIMRLLSSNANIDAGQILFKGNDIVGKSEREMQKIRGKEIAMIFQDPMTSLDPTMPIGKQVAESLRKHNKVSKKEGQKAALELLKLVGIPEAEKRINSYPHQFSGGQRQRIVIAIALVCYPEILIADEPTTALDVTIQAQILELLKEIQTKIDTSIIFITHDLGVVANVADRVAVMYGGRIVEVGTSEEIFYNPQHPYTWGLLGSMPTLDSANDRLYAIPGSPPDLLNPPKGDAFYPRNEFAMKIDAEQEPPFFELSKTHKAATWLLAPQAPKVTPPEEIQRRWAIFKEKQKHTYGQGGIADAK from the coding sequence ATGACGAAAATTTTAGAAGTGAAAGACTTAGAAATCTCTTTTGATACGTATGCTGGAAAGGTACGAGCGATTCGCGGTGTCAATTTTCATTTGAATAAAGGAGAAACATTGGCGATCGTTGGGGAATCTGGAAGTGGAAAATCAGTGACGACCAGAAGCATCATGCGCTTGCTGTCAAGCAACGCCAATATAGATGCTGGTCAAATCCTCTTTAAAGGTAACGATATCGTTGGAAAATCAGAAAGAGAGATGCAAAAAATCCGTGGTAAAGAAATAGCGATGATTTTCCAAGATCCAATGACCTCTTTAGATCCGACGATGCCCATTGGGAAGCAAGTCGCTGAGTCCCTTAGAAAGCATAATAAAGTTTCAAAAAAAGAGGGACAAAAAGCTGCATTAGAATTGCTTAAATTAGTTGGAATACCCGAAGCTGAGAAACGTATCAACAGTTATCCGCATCAGTTCTCAGGAGGTCAGCGTCAACGGATCGTGATCGCGATTGCACTGGTATGTTATCCGGAAATCCTGATTGCTGATGAACCTACAACAGCGCTTGATGTGACTATTCAAGCACAGATTTTGGAGCTGCTGAAAGAAATTCAGACAAAAATCGATACATCAATTATCTTTATCACTCATGACCTTGGTGTAGTAGCGAATGTCGCTGATCGTGTCGCTGTCATGTATGGAGGAAGAATCGTTGAAGTTGGAACATCGGAAGAAATTTTCTACAACCCGCAACATCCCTATACTTGGGGACTGCTTGGTTCAATGCCGACATTAGATAGTGCGAACGATCGATTGTATGCTATTCCTGGTTCTCCACCGGATTTATTGAACCCGCCAAAAGGAGACGCATTCTATCCAAGAAATGAATTCGCGATGAAAATCGATGCAGAACAAGAACCACCATTTTTTGAACTATCAAAAACACACAAGGCAGCAACTTGGCTACTTGCTCCGCAGGCACCCAAAGTGACACCGCCAGAAGAAATCCAACGTCGCTGGGCTATCTTTAAAGAGAAACAAAAACATACTTACGGTCAAGGAGGAATTGCTGATGCCAAATAA
- a CDS encoding ABC transporter permease, with protein sequence MEMIPKRYETVADIPADEFLPLQKNTEEEREQITAPSLNFIQDSWRRLKKNKAAVISMVLLLVIILISVITIFVSPHDPTAQNVAYINLPPRIPGINIDGLNGKAMVGGELVDKYAQANVPSNVNFFLGTDGLGRDVLSRLFMGTRISLLIAFIAALLDVTIGVAYGLVSGLLGGRVDNVMQRFLEILSGIPNLVVMILMLVVFEPGIFSIVAAMAITNWIPMARIVRAQTMKLKDQEYVLAGLTLGESRMKIAFKHILPNISSVIIIQMMFSIPSAIFFEAFLSFIGLGLTPPSASLGTMLSEGYKTFLYLPYLLWIPAVTLSVIMIGFNLLADGLRDAFDPKMKE encoded by the coding sequence ATGGAAATGATACCAAAGCGTTATGAAACAGTTGCAGATATCCCTGCGGATGAATTTCTTCCATTACAAAAAAATACCGAAGAAGAACGTGAACAGATTACTGCACCTTCTTTGAATTTTATCCAAGATTCATGGCGCCGTTTAAAGAAAAACAAAGCTGCCGTTATTTCAATGGTTTTACTATTGGTCATCATTTTGATCTCTGTGATCACAATCTTTGTTTCTCCTCATGATCCAACTGCCCAAAACGTGGCTTATATCAATTTGCCTCCTCGTATTCCGGGAATCAATATCGATGGATTGAATGGAAAAGCAATGGTTGGTGGTGAACTTGTTGATAAATATGCTCAAGCAAACGTCCCTTCAAACGTAAATTTCTTTTTAGGAACAGACGGTTTGGGACGTGATGTATTAAGCCGCTTATTTATGGGAACGAGAATCTCGTTGCTGATCGCATTTATTGCTGCATTACTAGATGTAACGATTGGTGTAGCTTACGGGTTGGTTTCTGGTTTGTTAGGCGGACGTGTCGATAACGTGATGCAACGTTTTTTGGAAATCTTATCAGGAATTCCAAACCTCGTTGTCATGATTTTGATGTTGGTCGTTTTTGAACCAGGAATTTTTTCAATCGTGGCTGCTATGGCCATCACAAACTGGATACCAATGGCACGTATCGTTCGTGCACAAACAATGAAATTAAAAGATCAAGAATATGTTTTAGCTGGATTGACATTAGGTGAATCAAGAATGAAAATTGCATTCAAACATATTTTGCCGAATATCTCTAGTGTCATTATTATTCAAATGATGTTTAGTATTCCATCTGCTATTTTCTTCGAAGCCTTTTTAAGCTTTATCGGTTTAGGTCTTACGCCTCCGTCAGCTTCATTAGGAACGATGTTGAGCGAAGGGTACAAGACATTCCTGTATCTGCCTTATCTATTATGGATTCCGGCAGTAACTTTATCGGTTATCATGATTGGCTTTAACTTACTTGCTGATGGATTGCGTGATGCCTTTGATCCTAAAATGAAAGAGTGA
- the opp3b gene encoding oligopeptide ABC transporter permease, with protein MNSYIKYVLKRVFFMIITLWLIATITFFLMQLLPGTPYTNQERLSPETIEMLNKQVGLDKPVIVQYGIYLSNLLQGDFGISFQFKNQPVAHLLAGRIGPSLQLGLQAIIFGTVLGTILGTISAMKQNTWADTSSTLVAILGRSIPNFVFAVLLQYIFAIKLQVLPIAKWDGFVYTILPTIALAMSPLADSARFIRTEMVEVLHSDYVELAKAKGLSRWEIAFKHGLRNSLIPLMTLLGPLAVALMTGSLVVENIFAIPGIGEQFVKSITTNDYPTIMAVTILYSFMLIFVILIVDLLYGLVDPRIRVSEGSRG; from the coding sequence GTGAATAGTTATATCAAATATGTATTAAAACGTGTCTTTTTCATGATCATCACGCTTTGGTTAATTGCAACAATCACCTTTTTCTTGATGCAATTGCTGCCGGGCACGCCATATACGAATCAGGAACGTTTGAGTCCTGAAACAATCGAGATGCTAAATAAACAAGTCGGTTTGGATAAACCAGTTATCGTACAATATGGGATTTATCTTTCTAATTTGCTTCAAGGAGATTTTGGAATTTCCTTCCAATTTAAAAACCAGCCAGTCGCACATTTGTTAGCTGGAAGAATCGGACCATCCTTGCAGTTAGGGTTACAGGCAATTATCTTTGGAACAGTCCTAGGGACGATTTTAGGAACGATCTCTGCCATGAAGCAAAATACATGGGCAGATACATCTTCTACACTCGTAGCGATATTAGGTCGTTCCATTCCAAACTTTGTATTTGCTGTTTTATTACAATATATCTTTGCAATCAAATTACAAGTTTTGCCAATCGCAAAATGGGATGGCTTTGTGTACACAATCTTACCAACAATTGCGTTGGCCATGTCGCCGCTTGCTGACTCTGCTCGGTTTATCCGTACGGAAATGGTGGAAGTACTGCATAGTGATTATGTGGAATTAGCAAAAGCAAAAGGATTGAGCCGTTGGGAAATCGCCTTTAAACATGGTCTTCGAAATAGTTTGATTCCATTGATGACTTTATTAGGACCGTTAGCTGTAGCATTGATGACCGGATCACTGGTGGTAGAAAATATCTTTGCTATTCCTGGTATCGGGGAACAATTCGTTAAGTCAATCACAACAAATGATTATCCTACGATCATGGCTGTAACGATCCTTTACTCATTTATGCTGATTTTTGTTATTTTGATCGTGGATCTATTGTACGGTCTAGTTGATCCAAGAATTCGTGTTTCAGAAGGGAGCCGAGGATAA
- a CDS encoding DUF3899 domain-containing protein has product MKKKSIPYAVAFLLILVILIKNLINHSFTLIQLSNDLFLWSLPFLIIGGFLWVFSSGFFDHFQRSVHLARTRNRKKKPEFSSLSSASYGMYSFWLIIAGILIALSAIFMLFSLLG; this is encoded by the coding sequence ATGAAAAAAAAATCTATCCCCTACGCAGTAGCTTTTCTACTGATTCTGGTTATTTTAATAAAAAATCTCATCAACCATTCCTTTACACTCATTCAATTATCTAATGATCTATTCTTATGGTCATTGCCGTTTCTGATTATCGGCGGTTTTTTATGGGTCTTTTCTTCGGGTTTCTTCGATCATTTTCAGCGATCGGTCCATCTTGCACGAACAAGGAACCGAAAGAAAAAACCAGAATTTTCCTCGCTCTCGTCTGCCAGCTACGGTATGTACAGCTTTTGGCTGATCATTGCCGGAATACTAATTGCTCTTTCTGCTATTTTCATGCTTTTTTCTTTGTTAGGATAA
- a CDS encoding peptide ABC transporter substrate-binding protein translates to MKKKFTFGLVAVCGLVLAGCYGGSSATSSSSAKSGSADGGGVFNLVVPQEMPTADLSVATDTISFTALNNVYEGIYRLDEDSKPQPAGASELAEVSEDGLTYKIKLREDAKWSNGDPVTAADYVYGWQRTVDPATASEYAYLYAPVENAEDITAGKKDKSELGIKAVGDYELEIKLTKQTPYFQYLLAFPSFFPQKQSVVEENGDAYASASDKAVYNGPFTLEDFDGPGTDTEWTYKKNDHYWDKDTVKLSEIKVSVVKESSTALNLFKDGQADDVILSGELAQQNANDPAYTSVKEARTSYIEFNQREKNSPFNNVNLRKAISYSIDREALVKQVLGDGSVVSTGLIPSDMVKSPTTNEDFAKEAGKLVSYDKDKAKEYWEKAKKELGVDSLEFDLMASDDDSSKKVIEYVQNSIQENLDGVTVKPTPVPFSVRLDRSTSGDFDAVLGGWAADYADPSSFTDLFVTGNSYNRGRWSNAEYDEAVKAASSTDAGDEQARWDDFQKAIKIISDDMGVVPVYQKAEGHLVNEKIKGIVHHAAGASWDYKWTYVEE, encoded by the coding sequence ATGAAAAAGAAATTTACATTTGGTTTGGTTGCGGTATGCGGCCTTGTACTTGCTGGATGTTATGGCGGCAGTTCAGCCACAAGCAGTAGTTCAGCAAAAAGCGGTTCAGCAGATGGAGGAGGCGTATTTAACTTAGTCGTGCCTCAAGAAATGCCTACAGCTGACTTATCAGTTGCAACAGATACAATCAGTTTTACAGCATTGAATAACGTTTATGAAGGAATTTACCGTCTTGATGAAGACAGCAAACCACAGCCGGCAGGAGCTAGCGAGTTGGCAGAAGTCAGTGAAGACGGATTAACTTACAAAATCAAATTACGAGAAGACGCAAAATGGTCAAATGGTGATCCTGTTACAGCAGCGGATTACGTTTATGGCTGGCAACGAACAGTAGACCCAGCTACAGCTTCTGAATATGCTTACCTGTATGCGCCAGTTGAAAATGCAGAAGACATTACAGCTGGAAAGAAAGATAAATCAGAACTAGGGATCAAAGCAGTTGGTGACTATGAATTAGAAATCAAATTGACGAAACAAACACCATATTTCCAATATCTGCTTGCTTTCCCATCATTTTTCCCACAAAAACAATCCGTAGTGGAAGAAAATGGGGATGCCTATGCATCTGCAAGTGATAAAGCTGTTTATAATGGACCATTCACATTAGAAGATTTTGATGGACCAGGAACAGATACAGAATGGACTTATAAGAAAAATGATCATTACTGGGACAAAGATACAGTAAAACTTTCTGAAATCAAAGTCAGTGTAGTAAAAGAATCTTCTACTGCATTGAACTTATTCAAAGATGGCCAAGCAGATGACGTGATCTTGTCTGGTGAGTTAGCACAGCAAAACGCAAACGATCCAGCTTATACTTCTGTTAAAGAAGCGCGGACAAGCTATATCGAATTCAATCAACGTGAAAAGAATTCACCATTCAACAATGTGAACCTAAGAAAAGCTATTTCTTATTCTATCGATCGTGAAGCTTTAGTAAAACAAGTACTAGGTGACGGATCAGTTGTCTCTACAGGATTGATCCCATCAGATATGGTAAAAAGTCCAACAACGAACGAAGACTTTGCAAAAGAAGCTGGAAAATTAGTTTCTTATGACAAAGATAAAGCAAAAGAATATTGGGAAAAAGCGAAAAAAGAATTGGGCGTTGATTCTTTAGAATTTGATTTGATGGCTTCTGATGATGATTCATCGAAAAAAGTAATCGAATATGTTCAAAACTCAATCCAAGAAAACTTGGATGGCGTAACAGTCAAACCAACACCTGTTCCATTCTCTGTACGTCTTGACCGCTCAACTTCGGGTGATTTTGACGCAGTACTAGGCGGATGGGCTGCTGACTATGCAGACCCAAGCAGCTTTACTGATTTGTTTGTCACAGGTAATTCATACAACCGTGGTCGCTGGAGCAATGCAGAATATGACGAAGCAGTTAAAGCAGCTTCATCAACAGACGCTGGCGATGAACAAGCCCGTTGGGATGATTTCCAAAAAGCAATCAAGATCATCTCTGATGATATGGGTGTCGTTCCGGTGTACCAAAAAGCAGAAGGTCACCTAGTGAATGAAAAAATCAAAGGTATCGTTCACCATGCGGCAGGCGCTTCATGGGATTACAAATGGACATACGTTGAAGAATAA
- the aac(6') gene encoding aminoglycoside N-acetyltransferase AAC(6')-Ii yields MIISEFDRNNPVLKDQLSDLLRLTWPEEYGDSSAEEVEEMMNPERIAVAAVDQDELVGFIGAIPQYGITGWELHPLVVESSRRKNQIGTRLVNYLEKEVASRGGITIYLGTDDLDHGTTLSQTDLYEHTFDKVASIQNLREHPYEFYEKLGYKIVGVLPNANGWDKPDIWMAKTIIPRPDSQ; encoded by the coding sequence ATGATAATCAGTGAATTTGACCGTAATAATCCAGTATTGAAAGATCAGCTTTCTGATTTACTGAGACTGACTTGGCCGGAAGAATATGGAGACAGCTCGGCAGAAGAAGTAGAAGAAATGATGAATCCAGAACGAATCGCGGTAGCAGCGGTAGACCAAGATGAGTTAGTAGGATTTATTGGTGCAATCCCTCAATACGGTATCACAGGTTGGGAATTGCATCCATTAGTTGTAGAAAGCTCCCGACGAAAGAACCAAATAGGTACTCGATTAGTCAATTACTTAGAAAAAGAAGTAGCTTCCAGAGGAGGAATCACGATTTATTTAGGTACGGATGATTTAGACCATGGAACAACGTTAAGTCAAACGGACCTGTATGAGCATACATTTGATAAAGTGGCTTCCATCCAGAACCTTCGTGAACATCCGTATGAATTCTATGAAAAATTAGGTTATAAAATCGTAGGTGTCTTACCAAATGCAAATGGCTGGGACAAACCGGATATTTGGATGGCAAAAACGATTATTCCTCGACCAGATTCTCAATAA
- a CDS encoding iron-containing alcohol dehydrogenase family protein, translating into MSQSVFLPNYTIGTDAYEKANGIVKEYGTKVVLIGGKTALSKAENKIKVALTQEIEVVASLWYGGNSTYGNIEQLIQHESVQKADVLFAVGGGRACDTVKVIGEKLAKPVFTFPTIGSNCSPVTAVCVIYNEEGVMDGLFFPSKPPVHTFIDTAIIAEAPDKYLWAGIGDALSKEVESTFSARGDDLGYTDRLGIQIGKMCIDRLLTYGTQALKDSADDRPSYAIEQVVSDIIVTTGLVSVLVNNNYNSAMAHSFYYGTTVLEKMEGYLHGASVSYGVLTLLMMDQQFDLFDKIYVFMKKNQLPVSLTDMNLNVTTDLEAILDKAMATNDIKHVPYEITREKFKQAILDVETYHATQESQQGYKKIS; encoded by the coding sequence ATGAGTCAAAGTGTTTTCTTACCAAATTATACCATTGGAACAGATGCGTATGAAAAAGCAAATGGAATCGTCAAAGAATATGGGACAAAAGTAGTGCTGATTGGAGGGAAGACTGCACTTTCAAAGGCAGAAAACAAAATAAAAGTAGCTTTGACACAGGAAATAGAGGTTGTCGCCAGTCTCTGGTACGGGGGTAATTCAACTTATGGAAATATTGAACAGTTGATCCAGCATGAAAGTGTCCAAAAAGCAGACGTCCTGTTTGCAGTCGGTGGTGGCCGTGCTTGCGATACTGTAAAAGTCATTGGTGAAAAACTAGCTAAACCAGTCTTCACCTTTCCCACTATTGGTTCGAACTGTTCGCCCGTCACTGCGGTATGTGTCATCTATAACGAAGAAGGCGTAATGGACGGACTCTTCTTTCCTTCAAAACCACCTGTACACACCTTCATTGATACAGCAATTATTGCCGAAGCACCTGATAAATACTTATGGGCAGGTATTGGCGATGCTTTATCCAAAGAAGTCGAATCTACTTTTTCTGCTCGTGGCGATGATCTAGGCTACACGGATAGATTAGGAATCCAAATCGGAAAAATGTGCATTGATCGTCTCTTGACTTATGGTACGCAAGCATTGAAAGATAGTGCCGACGATCGTCCCTCATATGCAATTGAACAAGTCGTTTCGGATATCATTGTTACTACCGGATTGGTTTCTGTTTTAGTTAACAATAACTATAATTCTGCTATGGCACACTCATTCTATTACGGTACGACTGTTCTAGAAAAAATGGAGGGATACCTTCACGGAGCATCTGTCAGTTATGGTGTACTGACCTTATTGATGATGGATCAGCAGTTCGATTTGTTTGATAAAATCTATGTGTTTATGAAAAAGAACCAACTTCCAGTATCGTTAACCGACATGAATCTCAATGTCACGACCGATTTAGAAGCAATCTTAGATAAAGCCATGGCAACAAATGATATTAAACATGTGCCTTATGAAATCACCCGAGAAAAATTTAAACAGGCCATTCTTGACGTAGAAACTTATCATGCTACACAAGAAAGCCAGCAAGGATATAAGAAAATCAGTTAA
- the rlmN gene encoding 23S rRNA (adenine(2503)-C(2))-methyltransferase RlmN → MEKQSIYGLTNEELINWFIENGEKKFRAAQVWEWLYQKRVSNFTEMTNLSKQLIEKLSEHFIINPLKQMVVQEASDGTVKYLFELPDKNMIETVLMRQEYGLSVCVTTQVGCNIGCTFCASGLLKKNRDLTAGEIVAQIMMVQHYFDERNLGERVSHVVVMGIGEPFDNYDNVMDFLHIINDAKGLAIGARHITVSTSGLAHKIKEFANNGLQVNLAISLHAPNNEVRTSIMRINRSFPIEKLMEAVDEYLEKTNRRITFEYIMLNQVNDRPEHAQQLADLLKDKKKLAYVNLIPYNPVSEHDQYSRSPKADVLRFYDVLKKNGVNCVIRKEHGTDIDAACGQLRSKQMKKTVAK, encoded by the coding sequence TTGGAAAAACAGTCCATTTATGGCTTGACGAATGAAGAATTAATCAATTGGTTTATAGAAAACGGCGAGAAAAAATTCCGAGCTGCCCAAGTTTGGGAATGGTTGTATCAAAAACGTGTAAGTAATTTCACAGAAATGACGAATCTATCGAAACAATTGATCGAAAAATTATCGGAGCATTTTATCATCAATCCTCTAAAACAGATGGTCGTCCAAGAAGCTTCGGATGGTACAGTAAAATATTTGTTTGAACTCCCTGATAAAAACATGATTGAGACTGTACTGATGAGACAAGAATATGGCTTGTCAGTTTGTGTGACGACACAAGTAGGATGTAATATCGGCTGTACGTTTTGTGCAAGCGGGCTGCTCAAAAAGAACCGTGATCTGACTGCTGGAGAAATTGTTGCACAGATCATGATGGTCCAACATTATTTTGATGAGCGCAATCTTGGCGAACGCGTTTCACATGTCGTTGTAATGGGGATCGGTGAGCCATTTGATAATTACGACAATGTAATGGACTTTTTGCATATCATCAATGATGCCAAAGGATTGGCAATTGGTGCTCGGCACATTACAGTTTCCACTAGTGGATTAGCACACAAAATCAAGGAATTCGCTAATAACGGCTTGCAAGTCAATCTGGCTATTTCCTTGCACGCGCCGAATAATGAGGTGCGAACATCGATCATGCGGATCAACCGAAGTTTCCCAATTGAGAAATTGATGGAAGCTGTGGATGAGTATTTAGAGAAAACAAACCGTCGAATCACGTTTGAATATATCATGTTGAATCAAGTAAATGATAGACCAGAGCATGCGCAACAATTAGCAGATCTATTAAAAGATAAGAAAAAATTAGCATATGTCAACTTGATTCCATATAATCCAGTCAGTGAACATGATCAATATTCTCGCAGTCCAAAAGCTGATGTATTGAGATTTTATGATGTATTGAAGAAAAACGGCGTAAACTGTGTGATACGTAAAGAACATGGTACAGATATTGATGCAGCTTGCGGACAATTGCGAAGCAAGCAAATGAAAAAAACAGTTGCCAAATAA